One genomic segment of Impatiens glandulifera chromosome 6, dImpGla2.1, whole genome shotgun sequence includes these proteins:
- the LOC124942141 gene encoding ras-related protein RABA2a, whose protein sequence is MSRRPDEEYDYLFKVVLIGDSGVGKSNLLSRFTRNEFCLESKSTIGVEFATRTLEVEGRTVKAQIWDTAGQERYRAITSAYYRGALGALLVYDITKPTSFENVSRWLKELRDHADSNIVIMLIGNKTDLKHLRAVNTEDAQSFAETEGLSFIETSALEATNVEKSFQMILSEIYRIISKKTLSSEEPVQASSIKEGKTIVVGTNESVSKKACCSS, encoded by the exons ATGTCGAGGAGACCAGACGAAGAATACGATTACCTGTTCAAAGTTGTTCTAATCGGCGATTCTGGCGTCGGAAAGTCCAACTTACTCTCCCGTTTCACTCGTAACGAGTTCTGCCTCGAATCCAAATCCACTATTGGCGTCGAGTTCGCCACCCGCACTCTAGAG GTTGAGGGAAGGACAGTGAAAGCTCAGATTTGGGACACAGCAGGACAAGAGAGATATCGGGCAATCACAAGCGCGTATTACAGAGGCGCATTGGGAGCCCTCCTAGTTTACGACATAACTAAACCAACTTCTTTCGAGAACGTTAGCAGGTGGTTAAAGGAATTAAGAGACCACGCAGATTCCAACATCGTGATAATGCTGATAGGAAACAAGACAGATCTGAAACATCTCAGAGCAGTTAACACTGAAGATGCTCAAAGCTTTGCAGAAACCGAAGGTCTTTCTTTCATAGAAACTTCGGCTTTGGAAGCAACGAATGTTGAGAAGTCTTTCCAGATGATCCTTTCTGAGATTTATAGGATAATCAGTAAGAAGACTCTATCTTCTGAAGAACCGGTTCAGGCTAGTAGTATAAAAGAAGGTAAGACTATCGTTGTTGGGACGAATGAGTCTGTTTCGAAGAAGGCCTGTTGTTCGTCTTAA